A stretch of the Panthera uncia isolate 11264 chromosome D1, Puncia_PCG_1.0, whole genome shotgun sequence genome encodes the following:
- the FGF3 gene encoding fibroblast growth factor 3 — MGLIWLLLLNLLEPGWPAAGPGARLRRDAGGRGGVYEHLGGAPRRRKLYCATKYHLQLHPSGRVNGSLENSAYSILEITAVEVGIVAIKGLFSGRYLAMNKRGRLYASESYSPECQFVERIHELGYNTYASRLHRTAPSGPGAQRQPSAERLWYVSVNGKGRPRRGFKTRRTQKSSLFLPRVLDHEDHELVRLLQSGAGLRGGPPRPPGEGPRPRRRRQRKRSRGGRA; from the exons ATGGGCCTGATCTGGCTGCTGCTGCTCAACCTGCTGGAGCCCGGCTGGCCGGCCGCGGGCCCCGGGGCGCGACTGCGGCGCGATgcgggcggccgcggcggcgTCTACGAGCACCTCGGCGGGGCGCCCCGGCGCCGCAAGCTCTACTGCGCCACCAAGTACCACCTCCAGCTGCACCCGAGCGGCCGCGTCAACGGCAGCCTGGAAAACAGCGCCTACA GTATCCTGGAGATCACGGCGGTGGAGGTGGGCATCGTGGCCATCAAGGGGCTCTTCTCTGGACGGTACCTGGCCATGAACAAGAGAGGACGGCTGTATGCTTCG GAGAGCTACAGCCCCGAGTGTCAGTTTGTGGAACGGATCCACGAGCTGGGCTATAACACCTACGCCTCGCGGCTGCACCGCACGGCGCCCAGCGGGCCGGGGGCCCAGCGCCAGCCCAGCGCCGAGAGACTGTGGTACGTGTCCGTGAACGGCAAGGGCCGGCCTCGCAGGGGCTTCAAGACACGCCGCACGCAGAAGtcctctctgttcctgccccGCGTGCTGGACCACGAGGACCACGAGCTGGTGCGTCTGCTCCAGAGCGGGGCTGGGCTCCGCGGCGGCCCGCCCAGGCCCCCCGGCGAGGGCCCCCGGCCCCGGCGgcggaggcagaggaagaggagccGGGGGGGCCGGGcgtag